The genomic interval CTCGGCTGGGTTCACTCCTGatagcaaaagaaagaggggGGTTATGCGCCGTGATGGTTGCCATTGTACAGGTGAAAGTGGCCAGGCTGGCGCATCTACTACTTCAACTGGACAGACAAGCAGTTCAAGCACTCATTGGGAAGGTTAGTAACCACTCCGATCCGTACACAATGTGAGCTAGCTGACTTTAACGTAGGCAATACTCCTCCAACAACTTTTGTTGGCGACAATCgcagaaaaagaagacgtGTCTAAGAGTCTAAAGGTACTGAAGTCAGTGGGATGATGAAGCTTACAAGCATGGACTATATTGTACTTACCCCATACTGAATCTTGATTGTGATGCTATACAATTTACAGCGAAATGTCAATCAGGTTATGCAAATCTCTATCTCTGTTTGCAATCACTATGGCAAATCTGAATATCATTGAATAAGACTGGACAAACAAGCCAGATATGCGATGTGAAATGCCATATTGTACGTGTACTGTAATATCACTAAACTACACAAATGACCCGATGTAATAATTTCTATATTTTCGTTAATGACGTACGAGGCTATgtaagaaaagacaatttCACAAAAAGAATGCCCAGTACACTTCTTATAAAGGGCGACCTCCACTTCCATCACGTACTCCTCCGTTGCAACCTTACGAAGTTCTTTTGCCCTTGGAGTTATAAAATTTTGACCCTTGGTTTTGAGATTCTTTGTCTGTGTCTGCCAGAGGTCCTAAAGGTCCATATCCCCTGACACCACTCCCGCTTCTCTTTTTAGCATGTCCCCCATGTGGTCTGCTCTCCACACTGCTTGACACGCTCCCGCCGCTCCCAGGCATGCTCATCTCATCTGGGGTACTTTGACGGTCAATTGCAACATATCCATCAGGGTGAGCATTAGGGAACAGTGCAGTATCGCCTGGATTGAGGTTGAGGCGTGTCTGAGTAGAAGTATACTCGTGTTGGtgacgatgaagaggagaaggaggattGAGGGCGGTTCGATATGCTGGAGCGGGAACTGGAGCATGCGGATGTTGTTGgtattcttcaaaacctGAATCAAGGATAGCGGCCATCTCGTCATCACCATACGTTGGGCCGCCTGGTACAGGAgagggaggaagagcaaTAGGCGGGGGGGGGAAAGCCGGGTTATTTTCATTGTACTGAGAAATAGTTAGCCGAATTTTCTTTAGCACAAAGGCGAGAATATAGTTAAATAACATTGAAAGCTAAGGTGtcggatgaagaaaaaatgaaTGCAACTTACTCCGCCCACCTCACCACCCCACATATCCTCCTCACTGCTAAATACGCTCCCACTATCACTATCGTACTCGCTTCTTGTCCATGTCCTCTGTCCGGGCCCAGTCCTAAAGCCTGCCCCGAGTCCTGACCCTATTCCCCCTTCAGCCCCATGGATGCTGGTTCCCTTTATCGTGTCCGGTCCAGCGGGAAGACTGCCGTTATTGATTAACTCTCCGTGGAATCCAGCTCCAAATTGTCTTTccatatcttttcttcttttttcttctcgtcGAATTTTGCGTAACCGAGATTTTTCCCAGTCTTCCCAACGACGGAGAGGAATTGTTGTACCATTGAATACAGCTGTTTTATCATCGTGTCCTGATTTAGAAACAACCTCGCCTTCAACTCGACTGTGAACACATCAACAAATGTTATCAATAAAAGcacaaaagacaaaccgGGTTTCACCCCAACTgaaatcatcaaaatgCCAAAATGAATACACAGGTAACACAAAGTTCCAGATAGGCAAAGCCAGAAGATAAACCAACATCCAAGCCATATAGATCACCTTTCTTGTTGTGATGAGAATCAAAATACCTGGCAAACCTAATACAACCGCTAACAAAAGTAGCGGGATGGCTTCCTCGAATTGGCGTGGAGGTGTAATGATAGAGTTGACAATAAGAGCGCCTGTAAGACAGATCGCTACCGGTAAAACGACTGTACCAACAAGATCCATGAAAACGACAAACTGcattgaaaagcaaaatgttCCACACAGATTTCGAACTCGCACAAGCTCCATGAGATTGTGCACTGTAGAGTTGATCCATCGGCGGCGCTGAGAAAGCAGAACGGAGAAAGTATCGGGCACTACCGTTCGACATCGAGCTTGCGGGAGAAAGATATTCTTGCGTCGAGGGAAGGTACGAAGCATGATGGTGGAGAGAAAACGATCTTCacccaaaagcaaaagattCTTCTGGTGAAGAGTCTCAACCTCACATTGAGAATATTCATTCACAATTTCTGGCTTGACAAGAATTGGAACCCAATCGTTATCTCcgtcttttcttgctttgaTGCGATACATGGAAAAACAGCCAGGCAAACATGTTACACCTCCAAAAACCGATTCAAACGCCTTTGCAAGATGGTGAGAGATGAAATATTCATATACTTGAATAGCCGTAACCCAAGATTGGCGTTTGTTGGCAACTCTTGTTTCACCGCAGACGCCCATGATTGTGTTGTCGTGGTGCATGCAGTTGACTAGATGTTTAAGAGAGTCAGGATAGATTCGGGTATCAGCATCAACCTAAAATATCTAATTAGTATTGCGTACTTGAGCGAATAGTAATCACTTGCCATTAGAACAACCTCAAAGAAGTCAGGTGTTACACCCATTAAAGTCTGAGACTTTCTAAATATGTCAAAATCCAAAGGCGTCATTCGATCGTTATAGGTTACTCTGCTGAAAAAATTCATCAGGATCAATTGAGAGTCCCGTTTGCCTCTATTGCCTGGCTTCTTGTCTTTAGATTCAGAGGTCATACCACACTTGACAATGACAAGTGTGGGGGTGCGATGCTTGTTTCTCGAGACTAACAATAACATCAGCATTGAGCAAAAAAGGTGATAAACTCACCATAATGCCCAGCATAGACCATTGCCCGGTTCTCTCGTTTACCTCCACTGCCTACAGCTACATAACTCATTGGCACTGGGTTGCCGAATCTTGCATCTGCATCCAGCATGCTCACACATATATCTGGCgtgcttttcttttcacccTGACCAGTAATCATTCCGTCACAGACTACCCAGAGTAATTTGCGTGAATCAGAGTAATTCGTAGAAGATATAGACTCAAGAGTCCCACGGATAGaatcttctccttcagaaTAACAGGTAATGAGACAAACCGTGAATAGTTCTGGGCCGATccgagaaagagagataaCCGGCTCAGGCGTTGTACGTCCGACAAGAGTAGTGCTGGAATTATTGGAAAATCCGTTGATTTTTTTGCCATTGACTAGCTTTGCTCCTTCTCTTGGACCAAGTCTTGGGCCATTCGCCCATGGTGCTGTACCTGAGCGATTGTTGACAGATATGTTTGCTCCTTCTGGCATGACTGCTGGACTGACTCCGTGTCTTCCCAACTCACTCGCATCCACTGGCCTGACGAGATGCGCAGAAATGAACCAGTTGAATATGCAAGCCATTGCGAACCTCACCACTACCACTGCTAAAATCACAACTAGAGACACGTAGAGGAACAGACTGGCAACAAAACACCCAGGAGTGACCTTGTCAATACGCCCCGCAACATAGCGTTCCTGCAAGCAAGGGATAGCTTCTTGTGGAACTTGGCGGTTGAAAAATAATCGGGTGGAGTCTTTTCCTGAAGCTGTTTGATTAGAGAGGACTTGTCGGATGATAGAATCCACTGGGTCGTCTTTAATGGCTGTAGGGTTGGCAGCGATGTAAGGGGACATGTTGAGAACGATACCGTCCAGGACAACATAGTTGTCCAAAGCGGCTACTTGATCCCAGGAATACCCTTCCATGATGGATGTATTTTGTATTCTCAGGCTAGAAAATGTAGTATCAGATAATCTTGGAAGAGGACAGGTCGCAGATGGAAGGGTAGAATTACACAATGGAGTTGTGGCGTATcgaagagaagaggtaCAGGATGGAAAGTCCTTTACATCTCGGACGAACAGAGTCGAGATATCCTGTCCTGGCATTTGTTTCGCGAGCGAATAAAAATCAACGGTTGCTTGGGTCAGAGATGTggaaatgttgaatgacCATCCAGATATACTCAGTGTTACTATCATCATTCAGCAACGCACAATACGACTTTCTGAAGATCTTACATTCTGTATCTCCTAGACGTTGGTACATGCTTTGATTTGCTTGATCCGCGGGGCACAATGCTCTCTGTAACCCCATCGTTACAAACCCTACGATTGCTCCCAGCACAACGGCGATCCAGCAAAGAGTAACTTTTTCCCGCCAGGCTTGTCTGCTCTGCTTCTCCTTGATCCCAAACCACCCAAGTACTGCCGGAGGGGCCCACCATGTCGTGACGTACGACCACAGACGCCACCAGTCCAGGCTCCATCTCCCGGAGGACGACGGAAGGGGAGACGATGGCGAGAATGTTTGGACAGGGGGAGCGACGAGCGGTGTTTGAGCGACGTGCCGCTCTGGACGAGTGAGCGTCTTTCCACGTCGTAGAGTGCCAGGACGGGGAGCGAGTGTGTGCTGGCGGTTGGGGAGTGGACGGTTGGAGGTGAATGGTAAAGGCGCATCCGAAGACATGGCGAGGTAGTAAGCGTTGTTTGAATGTCCTCCAGGGACCAGGTCGTTCAAGGTCGTCAATACTTGTTTGGCTGAAATCAAGATGACCAAGACATTTCCACACTGTGCGAGACGGTAGGTAGGGTTGTGGTATGAGTCAAAAAAACAACTGCCTGCTTGATTGTGTGGTGCGTGGCTGTGTTGAGTGATGGTTGTGATACTAGATGAtagaatgaagagatgtGGTTGtagcaaaagcaaaatgaagatgacagatgcaaaaaaaataattagtgaaacaaaaaaaaaaaagacaacttTGCGATAGCGATGGTAAAACACGCAAGAAAGAGGTCAAAGCGTGACTGGGATAGCGGCGATATCCGCCCTCTCAATATTCCTTTGTCGTTTGGTTTATAATCGTTTGTAATGAACAAGTGAGAATACGAATGGCTTGATTAGAAAATGAAGTTGGGTCTGAAGGATGAAGTAGAAACAAGTGATTCCAGCAACCAAACGGTGATACAAAACAACGAAAAGAGGGCTCGGCCTCCTGTCAATGGCGCGACTTTAAGGAGGGCCGTTCGGAGGTTTTGTAACACATTCTTGGTTCACCTTTTCTATTGACTTACAAAACCAATATCACATCTCAAACGATTCACATCTTTACCAATTCACTAATATATATTTCATTGCATATGTATTCTTTTATGAATCTAAGCAATGTACAGCTCTAATTAAATCAattctccatctccttcaaaCAAATCATCACCCATGACCATCTTCCAAACATTCTCGCCtgtctttccttttccgAGCAGACGCTCTCCCACTCCCATTTTTTGCAACACTTGCACATCTTGCGCCTGGACCAGACCTCCTTTTTCAAGCGGCAAAGCGAGCAAACGATCCACAAGCAACATCCATCTCGTCGCATTTCCCACAGTCCAAAAGTCTTCGCTCGTTGCTCTGTCGTCAGAGTGGACCTTCATAACAGCTTCGTCAAAGTTGCCGACCCATTCTTGGGCCACACTGTTGGGGTCTGATTTATCTTCCAAATCTACTCCTTCACGCAAGCCGTCGTGTATACGGACTTCACCCTTGTAGATTTTGTAAAGAAGATCAGAAACTGGTTCTGACTGGCCAGCGGGCACAATCCATCCGTTCTTCCCATGTTTGACCTGAAGAGGGATGCCGCCTGCGTCGGACGCGATGATGGGGACGTGCTTGTTGATAGCCTAAGTAATTTGACGCCTATTGAGCGCAGTTgcaaagattgaaagagaaaacttACCTCGGTAACCTTAACTTCAAATCCTTCCCTCGTACTCAGTTGAGTGGCAACCCATGCACCTTGCAAGATGCAACCAAGCAAAGAGTCACTGGGCGGCGCCCTGACGATAGCTACATCGTATCGAACGAGTTCGTATTCCGAGGTGTTAAGTATCTACAAACATCAGAATCAAAACAGTTTCAATCTGAGTGAATTGAGATTATGTACATCATGCAACTTTTCATAAATCCAGGCTCCGTCAGGATCATCTATACTTCCATGTCCCATAATGATTAACTGTGGCCCGCCATTCAATGGGGGGGTGGGATGATTTTCCAGCTTTTGACGAAACTCGAGGTAAGCTTTGAGTAAGATGTCAATACCTTTCAAATCTTGTGAGCTCCTTGTCCGTTTGACAGAATACAATACGATAATAACCTTTGGAAGGGTCAAATCTTGCAATTTGGCAGACATATCCCCTATCCCAATCGATCTTGACTCCGCATTGCTGCTGGCTCAGACTGTTAAAGTATTGTCTATAGTATCTCACAGACGCCCGTCCAAACGGTTTATTCAAGCCATCCAAGGGGTCAGTGGAGGGAGCCATGTAAAGAACAGGCAAATTTGAATGGACGTTGGAAGGTACGAAAAACTTGACTGGGTGCTAAAGAGCGACTCAGTTCTATCTATGCCCCATTGAATGAAGGACATACAGCTAGAAACAGATCTACGTCTTTGACAAAGTTGAATAGGTAATTCCATGTTCGATATTGCGTTGTTTCTGGATTATCAGTCAAATCGCTTTGGACTAAATAAAGAAATTAGTATGCCTGTTCAATTGGCAGACGACAAACTCATACTTTGGATGTGAGAACGGAATATAATTTTGGCGTCGGGTcgtttttttttgattATCGGAATAAGAGCGGTTACTGTTTCACTTGGTATCAATGACAGATAAGATAAGTGAGGACATACATTGGGGGTCATCAATGACAATCACACTCGCATCAAATGCTCCTTCAGACCAAAAAGTCTCATAATTTTGCTCGGTCCAAAGTTCAAACCACTTCTTGTCGTTGTCATCTATCTCGACACCTTTTGGAGAAACGCCTTGAAGAACGTTGTGGAATTTGGTCTTGGTAATATCAAACGCAGTAGGATGGCCCTCTGGAACATACCACGCAACAGGCAAGTCGaccatcttccaaagccGAAGTAGAGCATGACGCATGAGCGCTACACCACCACCTATCAAGGGAGTATTAGATAACTATTCTGTAACTTGGACGAGAAAATTTAGGCCAACCTTGCGGGGTAGCACTAAAGAATGCTATCGACACCTTGTTTGTTTTGAGATGATTAGCCAACGACGTAAATCTTTTCCACAGTGCCTCGCTACTGGACTGCTGATACTGCACTATTGAGCACAATCGTATTCGTCCATCGCAATCAACCTGAACATGATGATCTTTGGGATCAACATCGGCTGTCGTAGCAGAATGAGTAGCAGGATGGAGATGCCTGACACCAGCCGAGATGGCTGCAGTGGCCGATGCCACAGTTGATGGAGCTGGTAGTTTAGTAAAGATCGATGTAGATGGAGTAATTATAAATCTGAAAATAGCCTCAGCAGTCAAAGACCAAACACCAGAAGAAGATCGTACGGAATGGAGTCCAGATGAAGCCAGAGCGTTGGGAAGAACTCTACACCTTTCTTAGATCGTAGTTCAGCCGGGATTGGCTGAGCCACGGCCATCATCTTGACCTACACCTTCATAAGTATCTTACTTGGATGATACTGGTAGCTTACATTAGAACCACGTCGGGTTTGGACCAATCTCAACATGTCCAACATCTCTCTTGTGATCCTCTTCGTTTCAGCCGCCAGACCGTTTTCATCCTTTCCATATGAATAAAAGGTTGTATGAAAAGTTTCGCTCTCAATAACGCCAGTGCCATCGTGAATACTGGCACTGTACTCAAGATCTCTCCCGGGGTCTTGGCCTCCTTCTGGGAAGGTTGGTTGAGGAGCTAGACGTAAACCGACGCCAATGAAAATATCCTGGATGTGGCTCGGATTGCGGTTTGAGCGAGCTGAGAGAGAGCGGTGGTGGGACGTCTCAGCAGTATACATCGTCTTGTCTTTAACAGAAATGTTATAGATGGCAAGACAAGGAGGAAATGCGTCAATGATATTACTCTATATCCAATTGGATTTGACCATGTGGGATACGTCCACCCGGCGACTCGCTCCGATTTATGACGTCACAAATTCCTCGAAGACAACTCAGCTCGCCGTTCTTGCATTTCTGTTCAACATTTACAATGCAATTTTCAACTCGCTCTCTCTGtttactcttctctttAGTAGCAGTTACTTTTCTTGCCGCAGCATTCTTCACTTTCCCTACCTATAGCAAACAGCTTGTTACCATGTCAGAGCAAAACGGTGAGTTTTGGTTTGCGTTATCGGTTTGCGGAGGCCGCTACACCAGGTTTACCCCGCACGATTTGGCAAAAGCCCTTTCAGAATCAGCTTCTGAGTCTTTCTCCTGGTGGCTTACTAGCTGGGCAATCTATTATACGCTTAATACGCTTCGACTTGACAGTCGGTAATGAGAGCTGACACACGTTTACTCGAATGAATAGTAATTGTACAATTCAAAAAGGGCTCTTCTGTTGAGGACAAGCAAAAGGCTATACAAGAACTGAAATCCAAAGGTTTGCTTAATTCCATCACGCTTGGTATTGGGTGGTGTTATGTTATGTTTACATTAGTCGATAGGTGCCGAGGTTGTTAAAGACGACAATATCAACTCTCCCCGTATGTGTTTACACAGTCTTTACAGGGAGAAAAAGCTTATCTACCTGGAAAGTCATGCCCTTCGTCGTCGTTACCTTCTCTGGCGACTTTTCTGCCTTGGAATCTCATTTTGGTAGTGGTTCGCATGAAATTGTGCAAAATATTGGTGGGTCTAGTTGTGTCGGTTGCacttgtttctttggcAAGCTGTAGGTAATCAAAAGGCTAACGAAGGAAGTCAGAACCCGATGGGATCATGCATACGCAGTGAAGCAGAGCAAAGCCGTTTCTCATCTGCGCGACATTGTCTCTTCTCGCACCTTGACTGGAATCGAAAGATCGTTTGAATATATGTGAGTGATAATATGTTTAGAAGTAAAGCGATAGGCTCTGAAACAAAGACTATAGGTAACCAAGAGGTTCGTCTACTGTTTGTGTATACATCATGTATCTTTGTGATCACCGTCTTTAAGCAATCATTTGCGCTGCCTTAATTCACATACATTGCTATCAATTTACAGGCGATATCTTTCGTATTTACATCTATCTTTTTTCCCAAAAAGGCGGGCCAGTTAGGACCATGTAGTATGTGAAGATCACCCAAACCAGCCCGATATTGTCGACGGCTTTTTAAACCTTTGAATCACTCAAACCAAAGCTGTCCTATCCAGTGAATTGACTGACCATATGGATATATAGGCATTGTAGCAACTCGCATTCGGAAATGGACTCACAGTCTTCAAGGACACTGGCCTCAGCATAATCTGCGACCTCAGCTCACTGTAGGGCCCGAACTGAACATGTTTTCATTGCTAAAGATAGATCTGAACACATGGGAAAGATTCACTCCAATGAAAAGGGAAAGTCGCAAGTAGAAAGCAGAGAAATCATACTAAACAAAAGAAGGTCGGTTATGTAGTGTTGGGTAGactgaaaagaagaaacagcTTAGGTGTAAGAATAAAAATACAGTTAAAACACACGAGACTAGAGACGACAATGAAGCAATCGTGGAAATGATAATCAGCGGTAAACTACAGCTTGGTTATATAAAAACTCTGGCGAGTAACAACAAACATGGATGCTATTTAATCAGTGAACAGGCATGATCTAGAGACCTATCAAAAGAATGTACTGTTTTACTCAAGCActaatctctttttctaGATTATACAAAGCTTTGTTTCAGGATTCTAGATTGGTTCTCGGGACTTTGGACTTGAGGTGTTGGGACGAGAGTAGCTCGGTAAGATGTGTCTAGCTAGAATAGACTGtgacagctatcaagattgattctgTGGGatctatcaacaacaagaccttccttatatctcttcagcttctgcGTCCTTCGGCCAGGTCCTAGTTCAGCCCACTATACCATTTCTGAGCCTTACACCATATCCTGTCTTCTGCTCTCCTTTGCCTGCCATCATCCTAACAGCTCCGtcaaagcaagagaaaggtAGAGCCGCATTTGCTTCCGCCCTCGCTTTCCATACTTTTACTCGAGTCTGTCGCCacttcttttcccttgGTCGCTATTAacattcttctccatccaaTATAAACGACTGACCACAGTCTTTCTGCAGCTATGAGCCAAGGATCAGGTGGTTCTCACACATCGGACGGAGGCAGCGTTAACTCTCCCTCTATGGGGATATGGGGGGCTGTTGGCAGTCTTCGCgatcatctctcttctgtACGATCTGCTTTCAACACCAACATTTGTAAATACCCAACCCATAAACCTAATATGAAGGTCTTCACGGAATGGGTAAAGGTCGAGCGAAAGAAGTCTTTGATGATCAGGAA from Cryptococcus depauperatus CBS 7841 chromosome 6, complete sequence carries:
- a CDS encoding chitin synthase 1; the protein is MSSDAPLPFTSNRPLPNRQHTLAPRPGTLRRGKTLTRPERHVAQTPLVAPPVQTFSPSSPLPSSSGRWSLDWWRLWSYVTTWWAPPAVLGWFGIKEKQSRQAWREKVTLCWIAVVLGAIVGFVTMGLQRALCPADQANQSMYQRLGDTELTLSISGWSFNISTSLTQATVDFYSLAKQMPGQDISTLFVRDVKDFPSCTSSLRYATTPLCNSTLPSATCPLPRLSDTTFSSLRIQNTSIMEGYSWDQVAALDNYVVLDGIVLNMSPYIAANPTAIKDDPVDSIIRQVLSNQTASGKDSTRLFFNRQVPQEAIPCLQERYVAGRIDKVTPGCFVASLFLYVSLVVILAVVVVRFAMACIFNWFISAHLVRPVDASELGRHGVSPAVMPEGANISVNNRSGTAPWANGPRLGPREGAKLVNGKKINGFSNNSSTTLVGRTTPEPVISLSRIGPELFTVCLITCYSEGEDSIRGTLESISSTNYSDSRKLLWVVCDGMITGQGEKKSTPDICVSMLDADARFGNPVPMSYVAVGSGGKRENRAMVYAGHYVSRNKHRTPTLVIVKCGMTSESKDKKPGNRGKRDSQLILMNFFSRVTYNDRMTPLDFDIFRKSQTLMGVTPDFFEVVLMVDADTRIYPDSLKHLVNCMHHDNTIMGVCGETRVANKRQSWVTAIQVYEYFISHHLAKAFESVFGGVTCLPGCFSMYRIKARKDGDNDWVPILVKPEIVNEYSQCEVETLHQKNLLLLGEDRFLSTIMLRTFPRRKNIFLPQARCRTVVPDTFSVLLSQRRRWINSTVHNLMELVRVRNLCGTFCFSMQFVVFMDLVGTVVLPVAICLTGALIVNSIITPPRQFEEAIPLLLLAVVLGLPGILILITTRKVIYMAWMLVYLLALPIWNFVLPVYSFWHFDDFSWGETRRVEGEVVSKSGHDDKTAVFNGTTIPLRRWEDWEKSRLRKIRREEKRRKDMERQFGAGFHGELINNGSLPAGPDTIKGTSIHGAEGGIGSGLGAGFRTGPGQRTWTRSEYDSDSGSVFSSEEDMWGGEVGGYNENNPAFPPPPIALPPSPVPGGPTYGDDEMAAILDSGFEEYQQHPHAPVPAPAYRTALNPPSPLHRHQHEYTSTQTRLNLNPGDTALFPNAHPDGYVAIDRQSTPDEMSMPGSGGSVSSSVESRPHGGHAKKRSGSGVRGYGPLGPLADTDKESQNQGSKFYNSKGKRTS